TAATCGTCTTTGGATGTTTAACCTCTGCGAACATAAAACATTGATACGCACACCCCAGCCTTAGAAGGAGAGAATGTGTTGGGGTGGGTAATAGAAACCTAGGGCCAGCAGTCCAGTTAGGAGGCAGTGGTAAGGGGCTGCTTCCCGCTGGTTCAGAACCCCGGAAGCCAGGTCTGTGGATGCCGACAGTGTGAGTActctcaggcaccaggcagagtCCTTTGTCGGGGGCCGGAGTTGACGGCAGCAGCCCAACTCTTGCCTAGCCTGACCCTCTAAGCAGGAGGagtctggaagaaggaaagggctGCCCTCCAGGGCCACATCCCCTCAGGACACCAAGTGCCATCTGACACTTGATCCTCAGTAGAGCCCATCTGCTTTCTGTGCCAACAGAGGAGCCCATCCGCCTGCTGCGGGAGGTGGTCCTGCTGACTGATGACCGGAACCTGCGTGTGAAGGCGCTGACAAGGAATGTGCCCGTGAGGGACATCCCAGCCTTCCTTATGTGGGCCCAGGTGGGCTGAGGGGGCCACACTGGGGCCCACCCCCATGGAACCATTCCTGAGAGGCCACCAGGCGCCCAGTGTAGCACGGAAGATGTCCACGTGCCTGAGCCACCAATCCACCCAGACAATAAACCATCCTCTTCCAACCTCACGCCGTGGCCGTGCTGTGGGGGAGCTGCTCCTCACAGAGCCCCACCCGAGGGTCAGGCGGAAGCTGCTGGGACCCTCCTGGGCTGCCAAGTTTAGCAGGGAGGTGACCGGCTACAGTGACAGCAGGTGGACAAGCCAGCTAGGCCGCCAAGCCCTCAGCCTTTCTCCCTCCTGTCTGGtttcagggctggagggaggccTACTCACCGGGGAGCCAGCCACTCTGTAGTGGCTGTGGGGCAGAGGTTCCAGAGTTTCCATCGAATGCGAGCGAAATGATAGAGCCCTCAGTCTGCAGAACCTACTGCCTGAGTGTCTGAGAGGAAGAGAGTGCCCAGGGGGTCGCCACCTCCCTGAGGCCTAGATCCCTATGGACCCACACTGGGTTCTGTCAATAATAGCAGCCCTagtccttcacacacacacacacacacacacacacacacacacacacacacacacactcttctcttcctgtccacATCAATCCTTGTCCTTGCACTTTGCCCTTGTTTCCCCTTGGGCAGCCATGGGTCTAGAGGGAAGGACATCTAGTCCTGGGCCCGTGCTTCCTGAGTGGCCTTGCCCTGCATAGGCTCCCAATACTGCCTTCCTTTCACTTTAGTACCCTCTTGGGGAAATTTCCTCAGactcttcctgttccttcttcgTCTGCCTTCCCTTTCTAGTTGACCCCTTTCATCACCCCAAGGCCCCTCAACTTCCTCACGTCAGTTCCTTGTGGGGCTTCTCCTTCTGAATCTCCCCCTGCCACCTGTGACAGGAACCCAACGAAGTTTTCccagctctccttccttccttccttcctttccaaccCTCCTCACACCTCTGAGAAGCTTCCATGCAGACAGAGCTGAACCAGGGGTAGAGGTGGGCCCAGGGCCTGGGGCGTTTGTCCTGtccctggctttgtcctctgcttctctgcctgGAAGAGCGGACCCGGGACCCTTTAGCCTctgaggggtttttttgttgtgttttttcttGCTGCCTCTCTGTTCGCAACCTCACCTGGAGACTCCCTACCAGGAATGAATGCCTTCAGTCCAGCCCAGGTGAAGGGGATGGAGAAGGCAGTCTGGGTTGGAGTAGGAGTCAATCTCAACAGGATCCCAGCCCACTGCCTGATGAACCATCTGGAGGAGCAATGCCTCACCAAGGGTGCCTGCCCTCTTCAGGCTCAGGACCCTAACCAGGAGAGGGCTGTCCAGGAGAGTCCAGGACAGTGATTTGGGGGTACAAGTGCCCAGGCTCAGAAGACCGCCTTTCTGAGTTGTAAGGCTCGGGCTACTATCCCCTTCGAGGTCCTCTCCCCGGCTCTGAAGGCCattgcctgggggtggggggaagtggggagaacatctttcttctttctgtcccaTTTGAAaccctggttttgtttccttaatAAATTTTTAGTTATGAAACATAATTGACCTCCTGTTGGTCTATTTTTGGGACTGAAGAGGGGAGGCAGACTCGAGCCGGTACACCTGTGTTGGGGCCCAGCCACCCACCCCGGTGCAGGGGCAGAAGAGAGCCACAGGATTAGGGACCTTGGTTACTGCTTTATTGCTGTTTGGTTGAGTATAGAAAATGGAAGCGGCTCTAGAAGAGCCTGTGTACAGAGTAGGGAATATACAAAAGGACAGAACGGGAACCAAGGAGACCTCGCTCCAGCCCAGTTAAAGCCGGGCTCAGGATAGGGGCCACCTGGGGCGCATGCAATAAATATGATGGGGccccagggagaggaggggacctcAGAAGGGGAGACAGGTGGGCCAGGGCTGTCATCCCTGGCTCCAGACCTGCCCACCCTGGTGGGTCAGGAAGGGAAGGGTTGGCCCTGGGGCTAGTGCCACTTGTGCAAAATGAGGAACTTCACATTATCAGTCCCGGGCTGGGCAGGAGCGGGGGGCGGGGAGGCCCTCCGGCCGGCTcagtcccctccctctccccaactGTGCCCAATGCTCCGACCCCAGCGGGGAGATTCACAGTGAGAATGGGTGTGGTCGCAAGGGCCGGAGGTAGGGCTGGGAGCGTCCGAATAgtgacacccctcccccaagagCAGCACGGAGCCAGGGGAGGGGGCCAGCGAACCACAGGGAGAGGCGGGGTTCTCCTTTGGTCAAAGCTGATATCAAAAATATAAATCTCCCTTCCCCTATCCCACCCCCGTCCCGAGGTTTCTCCCCACCGGCTCCCCCGGGTTAAGGCACAAAGCAGTGAGGCCAGGTGAGGCGTAGAAAGGTGGGGCCATCACTGCGGCGCTGCCGCTGCTACCAGTTGTCCCCGGGCCGCCGGGTAGCGCCGGGAGCACCTGCGGGGGGCGCTCTAGGTGGGAGAGAAACGGTCGATGGTCCGGCCGTCCGGTCCCGCGGCCAGGTGCGCGCCCTGGCTCAGCACCTCTGCCGCCTTGTCCGGGCTGAGTCCCAGCTCGGCAGTGAATTTGGCCAGCGGGTAGAGGCTCTCGAGCGCCACCTTGGGGTCGTGCAGGAAGTGCGTGGTCTGCGCCAGCAGCTCTGCGGCAGCTGCCTTGTCCTGTTGCTTCAGGCTCAGCTGTTCAGCTGTGAGGCGGGCCACAGCAAAGACACCCTCCGGGAAATCGAGCTTGCCCTTGCCGTCGGGGCCGGGGACGCCAGGTAGTCCCCCGAGGCCAGCCAGCGCCCCGGCTGCGCCGGCCGCACCACCTACAGCGTGCATCTTCATGTGGCTGATGAGGTTGCGCTGTTGAGCGAACTTTCCACCGCACACCTGGCACTCGTACGGCTTCTCTCCCGAGTGGATGCGCATGTGCTCCGTGAGGCGGTACTGGCGGGTGAAGCGCATGCCGCACGCGTCGCACGCAAAGGGCTTCAGGCCTAAGTGGCTGCGCATATGGCGTGTCATGGTTCCGCGCTGCGTGAACTTCTTCCCGCAGATGGTACACGGATAGGGCCGTGTCAGCCAGTGCGTCTTCTCGTGCTGCCTCAGCGTGGCCGGGTCCTTGTAGCTCTTGTCGCAGGACGCGCAGCGGTACGGCCGCAGCAGCTCTCCTAGGCCACCGGGGGCCCCAGTGATCttgtccccaccaccaccaaagggGGGCCCGAGGCCGGCGGCCCCGGCGGCCACCTCGGCAGCCTCTGCCCTGCTGTACagtgcctcctcttcctccacgtGAGCCTCCACGTGTGCATTCAGCTGTTCCGAGCTGGGGAAGCCTTTGCCACATGGGATGCAGACGTACAGGTTGTCACCAAAGCTCTCAGGCTCGCCATAAGCCAAGTGCGGGCATGGGTAGCCCTCCAGGTGGCCACCGGGTGGGCTGGGGTCCTCGCTGCTACCGGTCTCCTCGCTGCTGCTCTTGTAGTCGTCGCCGTCAGCGCCTGTGCCTGGCCCGTCCAGGCTGCCCGGGTAGCGCGGTGGGGGCACCAGGCCGAGCGGGGGGCCCCCGGGTGAGGTGGCTGGGTCCCCACCGCGTTCCTCGAGGCGCTCGCCTGGGGAGCCGTGATCGCGGACCAGATCATCGCCATAGCTACCCAGGCCTGGCTCGTGCTTCATCCAGCGGTAGAGGAGGCTGGAGCCGTCGGGGCGGCCGGGGGGCTCGGGTCCCGGACTGCCGCCGCTTCCTCGAAACGGGTCTGGAGTCGGTACggcctcttccagcttctggaaGGGCAAAGGCGGCAGCGGCGGCAAGGCGAGCGGTGGCTCCTTGTAGACTGCGGACCCCGCACCGGAAGGACTGTCCGGGCGCGGAGGCAGTTCGCGCTCACTCAGCGGTCGCTCGGGGACCGAGGAGCCCGGCGGGCTCTTCTTAGACAGATCCAGGCCGCAAAGCGGAGAGCAGCGGCGCTCCGGGGCGCAGAGTGAGGCTGCTGGGCCCGGGGCCGAGGCGTACAGCTCGGCGCAATGGGTGTTGACCGCGGCCTCGGGGCCCGACGGGGGCTCggcggcaggcggcggcggcggcccggcTGGGGACGAGTAGCAGGCCTGGATGACGGGCGTGGCGGCCCTCAAGCCCCGGCCCGGCCGCCCATAGGGCGCatagccgccgccgccgctgcctccTCCCCGCAGGTGGCAGTACTTGCCGTGGCGTTTGAGGCGCTTCTTGCACAGAGCCACGAGGTCAGGGATCTGCAGGTAGCTGGCGGCGGCCAGCACCGCGCCCAGGCTCGGCTCGGCCCCCGGGGCCactgctgcggcggcggcggcctcaACACTGTCAGTCAGGCGGCCGGTGTAGATGAAGTCCAGCACCAGGCGAAACACGGCCGGGCTCACCATGTCATGGTCCAGGTTTAGCAGGTTGTCGTGCACCACCAGGGACTTGAGGTAGGCGCTGCTGGCCGCCAGCACGTTCTTGTGCGCGCGGAAGAGGGCGTTCTGCACCACGATGATCACGTCGCACAAGAAGCCCTTGGTGCGCTGGTTGTTGAGCTGCAGCAGTAGCTGCCTCGAGTGGCCAGGCGCCTCCATCGTGTCCAGCATCGTCTGCCCAGCACACTCTCCTGCGGGGGACACACACCAGCTGGGTGAGAGCTACGCCGTGCCCTGGCCGCTCGCACCCAGCCCAGCACTGTTCCCCTCCGTTTCCCCTTCCCCTCGGCTGAGCAGGAGCATGGAGCACCAAGGCCTGGACACGAACAGAGGAGGCTCAGCGGCCTCCGGGAGTGGTGGAACCTAGGCCCGCTGGCCCCagacagaaggagcaggaggagagaggctgGGGATGGAGAGCAGGAGGCCAGGTTAGCCTAGTTGTCCCAGCCCCAGGTGCTGCTGGGCACTCCAGCCGGGGGCTGGGAACTTCCAGGGAGAAAACTGTTCGGGCGAAATGACCCTTTCGGAGACAATTACCCGATTTAAGTAAAATGTCCGCTTCAGGAAAAGTCATTCAGGGCCGAAAAGTTTGCCCAAGTGGGGAGAAAAGGAGCCGAGTGAGAAGCGCCTCCCGCCTCGAGAGAAGTTGCCCCAGTTCGGGGAAGTGATAAGGAGGACGGGAGCGCGATGCCCATCGAGGCGCCGCCCTGGCCGGGGGCTGTCAGGCCTCCGTTTGGGCCGGCCGGCCCGGCGCGGGGAGAGGAGACAGTGGCTGCGGTGGCGGGCAGAGCGCGAAGGCCGGGCCCCGGCGCGGGGAGGGCGTTATATCggggcaggaggctgaggcaggaagcaggtgggggggaggggggagccacGCAGctcccaggggagggagggggcagcgCCCCGGGCGGGCACGACGCGCAGCCGGCTGCGGCCCTGACCCCGGCCTGCGCCCCACCCGCGTTCCGGACCCAGCCCCGGCCGGCCTCGACTCTACATCTCTTCCCCCCCAGCTCCCCTCGGGCCCGTCTCCCCCGAAACTCGGCCGCCCCAAACTTGGGGGAAAAACTTTTCCCAACTTCAGACAGGGCGGGAGGAGCGCGCCGGCCCTAGCCCACCCAGCCCCCAGATTCTCCTCTAGGCCCCCAATTTCAGCAGCCCGGCTACGGCGGGGACCCACGCCTAGTCTTGAGCCGCCCAGCCCGCCGGCGAGCGCGCCCGCCCCTGTTCCCGCCTGGCCCGCAGGGCCTCGCGGGCCCGTTACCTGCGGCCGCAGCCCAGCCCGGCTTCCCTCCCCGAGGCTGTGGCAGCTCCTAGCCTGCGCCCCACCCGCCCCGCTGCCAGGCGCCGAGCTGTGCCAGGGCAGCGCCCCTGCCAGCCCCGCCCGCCGGCTCCCCttgccttcccctctcctccccagcccatGTGCGGGCAGAGCCGGCCCGGGACCGCTGACCCCGCTGTGAACCCGGCGCCGAGCCGCGGCCCAGCCGTCCCGAGTCCTCTAGGAAAGACGCTCAGAGCCCTAAACGCCAGCCCCGAGCCGGGCGCCCGCGCCTGAGGATGCTCCCCGGGCGGCCCACGCGCGAGGACCAGCCCGTCCCGAGTCCCTTGCCTGCCCCTCCCGGTCGCCAACTCGAGGACCCACCTGGGGAGCATGTCGGAAGCCCCGGGCCCGGCTGCCGGCGGATCCAGGGGGGGACGTGGCTGCAATGCGCTGCCCTCCGCCCGCCGGGCCCCCGGTCGGTCTGTCCTGCCGGTCCGTCCTCCCCGCGTCCTGGTCGCGTCTCAGCCCCACCGCGCTTTCAGCACACTCTTATCTGGAGCGGCCCGAACCGGCAGGCGCTGCCGCGGCCATGGCGCCACCTCGCGGCCGCGCGGGATTGTGTGTGGCCGGGCGGCGACCTCTGGCGCACACCTGGGCTGGAGGCTTACAGATGCGGAGCCGGGGATCTGCAGGTTCCCGCTTCCAGATGTGCCCACCTGGGGACCCAGCTTTCGGACCTGGGAGTCCCATAAACCCTGGGGTTTTGAGCTTCGTGCTCCCGAGTACATATTTCTATGTAATATGGGGGTCAAGTCAGGAAAAAGTTCTGTCTTCAGAAAGGGAACTCTGAAGCCGGTGTGATGGTACACCCTTGTAAACCTAGCACCAGGGAGTtgcaggcaggaggaccaggagttcaaggtcagcctctactacatgagaccctctctttaaaaaaagggggggggtggaaCACTAGTGACAGTAGGTGGTGAGAGGGCAGTTTTGGAAATCCTAAATGAGATGATCAGTTccgggcggggaggggggagaaatgggagatgggggagaggctTTTATTAGGCATTTCTGAACACCACTATCCGCTTGGACTCAGGCTCCAAAAAATCCCAACTCTCCCTCAGGCACATGTTATCAGTATGCACATCATAAACCGTCGACACTCGAACGCTTCCAAGCGGTGACACTCGATGGAGCGTATGTTTACTCAGGCAGCCCGCCCCCTCCGGGAGTCCCAACTTCTTGGGCTACCGGGGAGGCTGCTACGGAGAGCACCGCTGTGAGACAGGGTAGCGGTTCTACCAAAGAGCCCCCACCCTGCACTTAGGGTCTCCAGAAGGAACCGAGGGTCCTCGACTGGACAGAGAGAGCCCCTTGGGACGTGCCCCTCAACCCCCACGTCCCTCATCTAAGCAGTTTTGAGGGATCCTAAGtgatctttttttccccaccaaTCCACCGTTTGGGAAATATCAAGAGAGCGGGCAGCTtgagacccactgcctcccaaaaGATCCTACACGCCACACGGGCTCGATTCGCGTGGGTGACGCCTCTTCCAGGAGGGGAGGGCACCGTGCACCGGCTGGGGGTGCTCCCCGGAAATGTCCCTGCGCAGCTGGGCGGAGGCACCAGTACCGTTGCAAGCACCGCGCCTCAGTGGCCCACGCTCCGCCTCCTCCCCGCACCTCCTGACCCCCGCCTACACCGCTGGGGGGGGTCCCCCCAAACCGCCCACAGCTTCTTATTGGCTGCTCCTTCCTCCGTGGCCAAGCCGGAGAGGCTGGGGCGCAGTTACTATGGTAACCAATGAGGTTCCCAGGATCTCATCTCTCAGAGGCCTTGGAGAGCTTAGCAACCGCGCGGGGCCACAAGGCGGGGTGGGGGCCGCGCTCGCCGCACCCCACGCTGTCCTCGAGCCCCCACGCCCCCGCTTGAGGTGGTGGTGGCTGAGTCACTCGCCCGGGGCCGCAGACTCGGCTGTACCAGTGAGACACCCAGGTCTTGGGCGCCCCCTAGAGGCTGCGTTTCGTCGGCCGGCGACTTCTGCGCCGGGCCTTGGCTTCCGAAGGTCCAGACCAGTCAAGCCAGCCCCTGGCCAGGTTTCCGGGGTGTGCTCCGTGTCCATCTGTGCCCCACACCGCCTTGTAGCTCCCCGCGAGACAAGACACGCACTGCGTGCGGTCCTACAGTGGGCTCCGCAATTTCTGAGCTCGAGGAGCAGCAGACACGGTACCTCGGTCGAGGGGTACGCCTTCGGGCTGAAGCGGAAGTGCATTGGAGTGTTGGGGATGTGAAGGCTCCCCAGAAATGCTCCCAGCGATGGCTTTTGACAGATAAAAGAGGGGTCTCCCACCATATCGGAGGCCAGGTGCCAAACGTCAAGCAAgggtgtgtctgtttttattttcctccttttaatGGGGAGAGATGGTACGAGTCTGGAAAGGAGCCCCCagcctctgtgtgtctttttcGCAGCGGAGGCTCTCGGCTGGCTGGCCCGCACGCGGTTCACTGTGTCCACTGCCAGTTCGTATCCCCTCTCCACCATACCCCACCTACTCCAGTCGTCATTGCAGCGCTGTGGGGAGGACCACAGAGTCCCGCCCAAGCATCTCCGtgtacccctcctccctcccacccccgtcctcaggtctcactatgtagccatggctggcctcgaactctttggagaccaggctggcatcgaactcacagagacctgtctgcctcccgtgcgctgggattaaaggcagatgTGCATCACCTTTAACTCcacttttccctccttcctcagctccccAGGTCAACCTGGTGCCGCCCCCATTTAGAGCCTAGAGATAGTACTGGACTGTTCCGGGAAACGTGCCCCACATGGCATAAGCCCTTTTGGCCAATTCTCACTCCTCCAGGAAGGGCTCCCTGCTGCCCTCCTCCAAGCCCAGCAGTCTCACGCATTCCCTTAGTCTCATTCCCTCTCCTACTGCTCTGCCTATGCCTTTTACACCAGTGAGTGCTGAGGTGGTCCCTCGGTGCCAGTGCCGGGCACTGCCAGGTTGCCCTCCCCATCACTTGTCAGGCTAGCCCTTCCTTTGGGGGATGCTCTGGACACGTCCATAGTTTCATTTCTGAAGTCCAGGCTACTCTCCTCGACTTCCTTACCTTCCCTGTGATTTCCACCAACCGACTAACACCTTCCCAATGCCGCCCAGTCAGGAAACCTTCCAAGACTCCCAGGCTTCACCACCCCCCTTTCCCCAGCCTCTAGCTGGGGTTTCCTTTCCTTGGccgagagagacagggagagacagagacagagagacagagagagagacagagacacacagagagacagctgGGGTTTCCTTTCCTTggccgagagagagagacagagagagagagacagacagagacacagagacagacagagacacacagagagacagctgGGGTTTCCTTTccttggcagagagagagagacagagagagagagggagagagagagggagagagagacagagacagagagacagagacagacagagagagagacacagagacagacagagacacagagagagacagagagacagagacacagagacagaaagctggGGTTTCCTTTCCTTGgccgagagagacagagagagagacagagaccacagagacagacagagacacagagagagacagctggGGTTTCCTTTCCTTGGCCgagaaagagaggcagacagacagacagagacacagagacagacagacagacaggcagagagacagaaagagacagagacagagaggagggagggagaggacgCCACAGTGGCCATACGGGGGTGTGATACCACCGCGGGGCATCTTCTGGCGTCACAGAGCTGTCGGGTCTAGGAATCGAGGGATGTGGTTGggggctaccaagtgaggtcCCCCGAGGTCCAGGCGAGAGAGGACTGAGCCCCCCAGGGCTCCCAAGGCCCAAAGGGGAGAGTGAATAAACATGCAAAGGGGCCGCACCCTCCCCGCACTATCCTCCTCCAGCCCGCCGCCGCCTGCAGTTCCGGAAAGTTAACCCCTTGGAGGCCAAGCCCGGGGTTACGTACCCCCGCTGCCCAATCCTGCTTCCGCGCGCACACCCTCCTCCCGCTCCCAACTCCCTGTCGCTTCGCCCCGTCCTCCCCACGCCGCCCCCCCGGCCCCCCCCGCGCGCTCGCCACTATAAATAGCCTCTTTTCCCGTTTCCTAAATTCCCTGCTGACGTCGGCAGCGCGTCAGTGTGTAGGAGCCGCGGCCGCATGAATGAGCCGCCGCACGAGTACTACGCGCGCCTATAAAAGCGGCGGCGCCGGCCGGGCTGCGGGCGGCAAGGCGGCACTGGCGCGACGCGGCCCGCCAGGTAAGGAAGGACCCACCGACGGCCGGTCGGAGATGGGCCGGGGCACCGGCACCGTGGGAGGGCAAGGAGGGGACCGGCGGGCCGAGGGTTGGAGGGTCGCTCCGGCGTGAGGagggggacagagtgggaggcaCGAAGGCTCCTTTGCAGCTCGGTGGAAGCGGGGGGCCGGAGGCTGACCCAACCCTGGGCAGCCCCTGCCGGCCCCCCAGACGAAGACGCAGACACCCTGGAGAAACACGGAGCGGAGGACAACCGAGCCCCCGACCCCATTTCCCGAGGCTGAGCGGCTCCTGCGCCATCCTGCCCGAGAAAGTGGGGAGAAGGTGCTGGAGTCCCAGGAGACGCGCCCCCTCATTCGCTCCCTGTCCGCAGCGCGGTGACTCAGCCTAGGTGGCCCCGATTGACTGAGCCAGGGCGCccacgacagacagacagacagacagacgcacaCCTGGGCCCTGCGACCGTCTCGGGACCCCCGCCCCGCATGCTGCCCAGACGCCCCCTCCCTGGTCCCGTCCCGTCCCTTCGGTCCCACTGCGCCCAGGACTTCCCGCCTCTGCGAGCGAGCGGAGCTGTCCTCTCCAGGACCAGGCGGGGGCGGGGCTTCGGCCAGGCCGCCCCGCGCCGGCCCCACCGCCACCCCACTGCCGGAAGTGCCTCCCCGCTGGGACATCTTTGACGTCACAGGGCTCTGATGTCAACGGTCGCGTGC
This Peromyscus leucopus breed LL Stock chromosome 8b, UCI_PerLeu_2.1, whole genome shotgun sequence DNA region includes the following protein-coding sequences:
- the Hic1 gene encoding hypermethylated in cancer 1 protein isoform X1, yielding MTFPEADILLKSGECAGQTMLDTMEAPGHSRQLLLQLNNQRTKGFLCDVIIVVQNALFRAHKNVLAASSAYLKSLVVHDNLLNLDHDMVSPAVFRLVLDFIYTGRLTDSVEAAAAAAVAPGAEPSLGAVLAAASYLQIPDLVALCKKRLKRHGKYCHLRGGGSGGGGYAPYGRPGRGLRAATPVIQACYSSPAGPPPPPAAEPPSGPEAAVNTHCAELYASAPGPAASLCAPERRCSPLCGLDLSKKSPPGSSVPERPLSERELPPRPDSPSGAGSAVYKEPPLALPPLPPLPFQKLEEAVPTPDPFRGSGGSPGPEPPGRPDGSSLLYRWMKHEPGLGSYGDDLVRDHGSPGERLEERGGDPATSPGGPPLGLVPPPRYPGSLDGPGTGADGDDYKSSSEETGSSEDPSPPGGHLEGYPCPHLAYGEPESFGDNLYVCIPCGKGFPSSEQLNAHVEAHVEEEEALYSRAEAAEVAAGAAGLGPPFGGGGDKITGAPGGLGELLRPYRCASCDKSYKDPATLRQHEKTHWLTRPYPCTICGKKFTQRGTMTRHMRSHLGLKPFACDACGMRFTRQYRLTEHMRIHSGEKPYECQVCGGKFAQQRNLISHMKMHAVGGAAGAAGALAGLGGLPGVPGPDGKGKLDFPEGVFAVARLTAEQLSLKQQDKAAAAELLAQTTHFLHDPKVALESLYPLAKFTAELGLSPDKAAEVLSQGAHLAAGPDGRTIDRFSPT
- the Hic1 gene encoding hypermethylated in cancer 1 protein isoform X2, which gives rise to MLDTMEAPGHSRQLLLQLNNQRTKGFLCDVIIVVQNALFRAHKNVLAASSAYLKSLVVHDNLLNLDHDMVSPAVFRLVLDFIYTGRLTDSVEAAAAAAVAPGAEPSLGAVLAAASYLQIPDLVALCKKRLKRHGKYCHLRGGGSGGGGYAPYGRPGRGLRAATPVIQACYSSPAGPPPPPAAEPPSGPEAAVNTHCAELYASAPGPAASLCAPERRCSPLCGLDLSKKSPPGSSVPERPLSERELPPRPDSPSGAGSAVYKEPPLALPPLPPLPFQKLEEAVPTPDPFRGSGGSPGPEPPGRPDGSSLLYRWMKHEPGLGSYGDDLVRDHGSPGERLEERGGDPATSPGGPPLGLVPPPRYPGSLDGPGTGADGDDYKSSSEETGSSEDPSPPGGHLEGYPCPHLAYGEPESFGDNLYVCIPCGKGFPSSEQLNAHVEAHVEEEEALYSRAEAAEVAAGAAGLGPPFGGGGDKITGAPGGLGELLRPYRCASCDKSYKDPATLRQHEKTHWLTRPYPCTICGKKFTQRGTMTRHMRSHLGLKPFACDACGMRFTRQYRLTEHMRIHSGEKPYECQVCGGKFAQQRNLISHMKMHAVGGAAGAAGALAGLGGLPGVPGPDGKGKLDFPEGVFAVARLTAEQLSLKQQDKAAAAELLAQTTHFLHDPKVALESLYPLAKFTAELGLSPDKAAEVLSQGAHLAAGPDGRTIDRFSPT